Proteins from a genomic interval of Persephonella sp.:
- a CDS encoding sulfurtransferase TusA family protein, whose product MIKNGIYRDYLRDIEEFNRLYRDFKEGKAFESDFKNFRLVNGIYGQRQKDFHMVRIKIPAGILTADQIDEIADIGDTFSNGVAHVTTRQDIQYHWIKLEDVPQIIKRINGAGLTTKDACGNALRNITASYLSGVCPNEIIDVGRLAQKLTELLIGKYENLPRKFKIGFACCEEHSFLVPFNDIGFLPVLNQGKPAFRAFVGGGLGDRPKYPYEYPEIINLEDLVLFIRSVMDLFDRHGDRKNKRHNRLKFLIQKLGIDEFFRLLKEEIQKNSAEYEKFQCDAVYVEEKEENVLPEGKDPQHKIWIETNIIPQRQKDLFAVLIRLPLGNITTGKLRKIAEISRDYSVQVRTTQDQNIALINVHREILDQIYHSLKEAGLNDYGASTYLDITSCPGSETCSLGITSSRDLSRAIYEKLPKDPETVRKLKNITIKVSGCPNACAHHHVASIGLHGIAMKIEDTLIPAYVIHLGGNGTLHNQKIGYTGIKIPAKNVPDAVIELLNFYLENSHQNESFEDFVERITPERINKLLEKHKELYKKVEYNIDWGSDKQFSLEDLGTGECAGIIADRVEEALKEGERLIKQAETHINRGLPEDATVHIEKAVDIISSGLLIPFGVKAEGKDAREKFIEQIIGRKLVDEKFIKLLDRQIKDPHELVNTAKEFYTICKETYLKLRRETEEKREVKKEEKARKEFLDLRGVECPFNFVKAKYKLKEMDVGSILVITIDGEESIKSVPQSLRDEGHEIIDIQEEKDYYTVVVRKR is encoded by the coding sequence ATGATAAAAAACGGCATTTACAGGGATTATCTTAGGGATATTGAGGAGTTCAACAGGCTTTACAGGGATTTTAAGGAAGGAAAAGCATTTGAGAGTGATTTTAAAAACTTCAGACTTGTGAACGGCATATACGGACAGAGACAGAAAGATTTTCACATGGTAAGGATAAAAATACCTGCAGGTATATTAACAGCTGATCAGATAGATGAGATAGCAGATATTGGGGACACTTTCTCAAATGGGGTTGCCCACGTAACAACAAGACAGGATATACAATATCACTGGATTAAATTAGAAGATGTTCCCCAGATAATAAAAAGGATAAATGGAGCGGGGCTCACAACAAAAGATGCTTGTGGAAACGCTCTTAGAAACATTACAGCAAGTTATTTATCGGGAGTGTGTCCAAATGAGATAATTGATGTAGGAAGATTAGCTCAGAAGCTTACCGAACTGCTCATAGGAAAATACGAAAATCTCCCAAGGAAGTTTAAGATAGGTTTTGCCTGCTGTGAAGAGCACAGCTTTCTTGTGCCTTTTAATGATATAGGCTTTTTACCTGTGCTAAATCAGGGGAAACCTGCATTCAGAGCTTTTGTAGGAGGCGGTCTGGGAGACAGACCTAAATACCCTTATGAATATCCTGAGATTATAAATCTTGAAGATCTTGTCCTGTTTATAAGATCGGTTATGGATCTTTTTGACAGACATGGTGACAGGAAGAATAAAAGACATAACAGATTGAAATTTTTAATCCAGAAATTAGGAATAGATGAGTTTTTTAGACTGCTTAAGGAAGAGATACAGAAAAACTCAGCAGAATATGAAAAATTCCAGTGTGATGCTGTATACGTTGAGGAGAAAGAGGAAAATGTTCTTCCAGAAGGAAAAGACCCACAGCACAAGATCTGGATAGAAACAAACATTATTCCCCAGAGACAGAAAGATCTTTTTGCTGTCCTTATCAGGCTTCCACTTGGAAATATAACAACAGGAAAACTCAGAAAAATAGCCGAAATATCAAGGGATTATTCAGTTCAGGTGAGAACAACTCAGGATCAGAACATAGCTCTTATAAATGTTCATAGAGAGATACTGGATCAGATTTATCACTCTTTAAAAGAAGCAGGATTAAATGATTATGGTGCATCAACATACCTTGACATAACATCATGCCCTGGATCTGAAACGTGCAGTCTTGGAATAACTTCATCAAGGGATTTATCAAGGGCTATTTATGAAAAGCTGCCTAAAGACCCTGAAACTGTAAGAAAACTAAAAAACATTACAATAAAAGTAAGCGGGTGTCCCAACGCTTGTGCCCACCATCATGTTGCATCAATTGGACTTCACGGGATAGCTATGAAAATTGAGGATACACTGATACCTGCTTATGTTATACATCTGGGAGGAAACGGAACCCTGCACAACCAGAAAATCGGATACACAGGGATAAAAATTCCTGCAAAGAATGTTCCTGATGCAGTAATAGAACTTCTTAATTTTTACCTTGAAAACAGCCATCAGAATGAGAGTTTTGAAGATTTTGTTGAGAGGATAACACCTGAAAGAATAAATAAACTTCTTGAAAAACATAAAGAACTTTATAAAAAAGTAGAATACAACATTGACTGGGGTTCAGATAAACAGTTCTCACTTGAAGATCTGGGCACGGGAGAGTGTGCAGGTATAATCGCAGATAGGGTTGAAGAAGCATTAAAAGAGGGAGAAAGACTTATAAAACAGGCTGAAACACATATAAACAGAGGACTTCCTGAAGATGCAACCGTCCATATAGAAAAGGCTGTTGATATAATATCATCAGGTCTTCTTATACCCTTTGGTGTTAAAGCAGAAGGAAAAGATGCCAGAGAAAAGTTTATAGAGCAGATAATAGGTAGAAAGCTTGTTGATGAAAAGTTTATAAAACTTCTTGACAGGCAGATAAAAGACCCTCATGAACTTGTAAATACAGCAAAAGAGTTTTATACCATATGTAAGGAAACATATCTGAAGCTAAGAAGAGAAACAGAAGAAAAAAGAGAGGTGAAAAAAGAAGAAAAGGCAAGAAAAGAATTTTTAGATCTGAGGGGAGTAGAATGTCCCTTCAACTTTGTTAAAGCTAAATACAAGCTAAAAGAGATGGACGTGGGATCAATACTCGTTATAACAATTGATGGGGAAGAATCGATTAAAAGCGTTCCACAGAGTTTAAGAGATGAAGGACATGAGATTATTGATATACAGGAGGAGAAAGATTATTATACTGTTGTGGTAAGAAAAAGGTAG
- a CDS encoding DUF503 domain-containing protein, with translation MFIGSIVFDLHIPYSSSLKEKRMVIRSVKEKLKSKFNVSVSEVGDQDMWQSAQIAVVTVAPDQKQVEKVMQNVINFVEVSFPDLHINIYKEIF, from the coding sequence ATGTTCATAGGAAGTATTGTGTTTGATCTGCACATTCCTTACTCAAGTTCCTTAAAAGAAAAAAGAATGGTCATAAGATCTGTAAAAGAAAAGCTTAAGTCAAAATTCAATGTTTCTGTCTCAGAAGTTGGGGATCAAGATATGTGGCAGTCAGCACAGATAGCTGTTGTTACAGTTGCACCAGACCAGAAACAGGTAGAAAAGGTTATGCAAAATGTAATAAACTTTGTTGAGGTAAGTTTTCCGGATCTTCACATAAATATATACAAGGAGATTTTTTAA
- the rsmA gene encoding 16S rRNA (adenine(1518)-N(6)/adenine(1519)-N(6))-dimethyltransferase RsmA produces the protein MKDKPFRTKKKFGQHLLTAPGVIQKIVDQLDIKPEDIVVEIGVGTGQLTEEILGRKPKKLYGIEIDPEAYPVIEKRFSEHKNFQLIKKDFFDVNLFDLSEGRKIKIAGNLPYNVASLILVNMPFYLEIINLCVFMVQKEVALKLIARPKTKQYTFLTVFLRTYFDIEYVMSVPARFFKPPPKVTSAVVKMFPKKNVPDFDKRGYKNFVSSLFSSRRKMLRSKIDPEILKKANIPPEKRAEELDILEFINLYQHLLSEKNGKNQNS, from the coding sequence TTGAAGGATAAACCTTTCAGAACAAAGAAAAAGTTTGGACAGCATCTTTTAACTGCACCGGGAGTGATCCAGAAAATAGTAGATCAGTTAGATATAAAACCTGAAGACATAGTCGTTGAGATAGGTGTAGGAACCGGTCAGCTGACAGAAGAGATACTGGGAAGAAAACCAAAAAAACTATACGGTATAGAGATAGATCCTGAAGCTTATCCTGTGATTGAAAAAAGATTTTCTGAACACAAAAATTTTCAGCTTATAAAAAAGGATTTTTTTGATGTAAATCTTTTTGATCTATCAGAGGGAAGAAAGATAAAAATTGCAGGCAATCTTCCGTATAATGTAGCCTCCCTGATACTTGTGAATATGCCTTTTTATCTGGAGATTATTAATCTGTGCGTATTTATGGTTCAAAAAGAAGTTGCCCTCAAGCTGATCGCCAGACCGAAAACAAAACAGTACACATTCTTGACTGTGTTTTTGAGAACATATTTTGATATTGAGTATGTGATGAGCGTTCCTGCAAGATTTTTCAAACCTCCCCCAAAGGTGACATCTGCAGTTGTGAAGATGTTTCCCAAAAAAAATGTTCCTGATTTTGACAAAAGAGGGTATAAAAATTTTGTATCCTCCCTTTTCAGCTCCCGTAGAAAAATGCTCAGAAGCAAAATCGATCCGGAGATACTGAAAAAAGCAAATATCCCTCCTGAAAAACGGGCAGAAGAACTTGATATTCTGGAGTTTATAAATCTATACCAGCACCTTCTTAGCGAAAAGAATGGCAAAAACCAGAACAGCTGA
- a CDS encoding sulfite exporter TauE/SafE family protein, whose protein sequence is MELTILGGILGLIIGISGVGGGMLTTPALTLLVGVPIATAVGTSLLFSAITKIFASVVYLKRGLVCIRLATLLAAGSIPGAFLGSYSFHYLFDINPSLASKVVPSFILFMIVASCCFSYYRMFTKNEKIINFDIRTKPFVIPVIGFVVGFDIGFTSIGAGIIVASILLALCPMNPSKIVGTDIVHGFILSIFAGGIHYSLGGVDTGILFYLLQGGIIGVILGALISPYLPQKPFRFALNSAVLVFAILFAKKVLV, encoded by the coding sequence ATGGAACTTACCATATTAGGTGGAATATTAGGCTTAATTATAGGTATCTCGGGAGTGGGAGGAGGAATGTTAACGACACCTGCCCTTACTCTGCTCGTGGGGGTTCCTATCGCAACTGCGGTGGGAACCAGCCTCCTTTTTTCAGCAATTACAAAAATTTTTGCTTCAGTTGTTTATCTTAAAAGAGGACTTGTCTGTATAAGACTTGCCACCTTACTTGCAGCAGGAAGCATTCCGGGGGCTTTTCTTGGAAGCTATTCATTTCATTATCTTTTTGATATCAATCCTTCTTTAGCGTCTAAGGTGGTCCCATCGTTTATACTATTTATGATTGTTGCTTCCTGCTGTTTTTCTTACTACAGAATGTTTACAAAAAATGAAAAGATAATAAATTTTGATATAAGAACAAAACCTTTTGTTATACCTGTCATAGGCTTTGTTGTTGGGTTTGATATAGGTTTTACATCAATCGGTGCAGGTATTATTGTTGCCTCAATTCTTTTAGCCTTGTGCCCTATGAACCCTTCAAAAATTGTAGGAACAGATATTGTTCATGGCTTTATCCTTAGCATCTTTGCAGGTGGTATTCATTATTCACTTGGGGGAGTTGATACAGGAATACTTTTTTATCTTCTACAGGGGGGAATAATAGGGGTAATTCTGGGGGCTTTAATATCACCTTACCTTCCGCAAAAACCTTTCAGGTTTGCGTTAAACTCAGCTGTTCTGGTTTTTGCCATTCTTTTCGCTAAGAAGGTGCTGGTATAG
- the sat gene encoding sulfate adenylyltransferase, whose protein sequence is MIQPHGGKLIKRIAGTEEKDFILSLNLKRIYIEKDEALDAEKIAIGSFSPLEGFMDSEDLRSVCSHLTLKNGIVWSIPIILQIDDPSDLKVGEKVLLVDKTDNNPVAVMDISDIYKLNKKEIANTVFGTLDENHPGVKRLFSKGDYGIGGKIKLLNRPSFPNKEYELDPEETREIFRERGWKTVVAFQTRNAPHRAHEYLQRLGMEIAEGLFIHPIIGLKKEGDFDSSVILKAYQILINSYYPHRKVLLAGLSTSMRYAGPREAVFHAIVRKNYGCTHFMVGRDHAGVGDYYDPFAAHKIFDEIPDIGIKIVKFYNVFHCNRCGGIVSENTCSHPEEMITKISMTKIRKALSEGKRPPSTMLREEVADFLIKNFNLVTEDYR, encoded by the coding sequence ATGATACAGCCCCATGGAGGAAAACTTATAAAAAGAATTGCAGGCACCGAAGAAAAGGATTTTATCCTTTCCCTTAATTTAAAAAGGATATACATAGAAAAAGATGAGGCGTTAGATGCAGAAAAAATAGCTATAGGAAGTTTCTCACCCCTTGAGGGCTTTATGGACAGTGAAGATCTGAGATCTGTCTGCAGTCATTTAACCCTTAAGAACGGCATTGTGTGGTCTATTCCTATAATACTCCAGATTGATGATCCTTCAGATTTAAAAGTAGGTGAAAAGGTTTTGCTTGTGGACAAAACAGATAACAACCCTGTGGCTGTTATGGACATATCAGACATTTACAAACTGAACAAAAAAGAGATTGCCAATACAGTCTTTGGAACACTTGATGAGAACCACCCAGGAGTAAAAAGGCTTTTTTCAAAGGGAGATTACGGCATTGGAGGAAAGATAAAACTTCTAAACAGACCATCTTTTCCAAATAAAGAGTATGAACTGGATCCTGAAGAAACAAGGGAGATATTCAGGGAAAGGGGGTGGAAAACTGTTGTTGCCTTCCAAACAAGGAATGCACCTCACAGAGCCCATGAATATCTCCAAAGATTAGGCATGGAAATAGCTGAGGGACTTTTTATACACCCGATAATAGGACTAAAAAAAGAAGGGGATTTTGATAGCTCTGTCATCTTAAAGGCATACCAGATTTTGATAAACAGCTACTACCCACACAGAAAAGTTTTACTTGCAGGTCTGTCAACATCTATGAGATATGCAGGTCCAAGGGAAGCTGTTTTCCATGCGATAGTCAGGAAAAATTACGGATGCACACATTTTATGGTAGGTAGAGATCACGCAGGTGTGGGAGATTATTACGATCCTTTTGCTGCCCATAAAATATTTGATGAGATACCTGATATAGGGATAAAGATAGTTAAGTTTTACAATGTGTTCCACTGCAACAGATGTGGTGGAATAGTATCAGAAAACACATGCTCACACCCTGAAGAGATGATAACAAAGATAAGCATGACAAAAATAAGAAAAGCCCTTTCTGAAGGAAAAAGACCCCCATCAACAATGCTCAGGGAGGAGGTTGCTGACTTTTTGATCAAAAACTTTAATCTTGTAACGGAGGATTACAGATGA
- a CDS encoding phosphoadenylyl-sulfate reductase, which produces MFTNEFVKEKSDHFENLPAQDLLRWVYKNFKNVGFTSSFSADDVSIIHMIKQIKPDALIIFIDTDYHFPETYQLVEKLKKEWDLNLKVIKPLISVEEQNRLYGEKLYEKDPDKCCEIRKVEPLKRVLNDLDVWITGMRRDQSPTRANIGKVETHKLPDGKLILKVNPIADWTRKDVWRYVEKNNLPYNPLYDQSYLSIGCAPCTRPVLEGEDERAGRWAGKGKLECGLHTFTEKE; this is translated from the coding sequence ATGTTTACAAATGAGTTTGTGAAAGAAAAAAGCGACCACTTTGAAAATCTACCTGCACAGGATCTTTTGAGATGGGTTTACAAAAACTTTAAAAATGTAGGCTTTACATCATCATTCAGTGCAGATGATGTATCAATAATCCATATGATAAAACAGATAAAACCTGATGCCCTTATTATCTTTATTGATACAGATTACCATTTTCCGGAAACTTACCAGCTTGTAGAGAAGCTGAAAAAAGAGTGGGATCTAAACCTGAAGGTTATAAAACCTCTCATATCTGTTGAAGAACAAAACAGATTATACGGGGAAAAGTTATACGAAAAAGATCCAGATAAATGCTGTGAGATAAGAAAGGTAGAGCCTTTAAAAAGGGTGTTGAATGATCTTGATGTCTGGATTACAGGAATGAGAAGGGATCAATCTCCAACAAGGGCGAACATAGGCAAGGTTGAGACCCACAAGCTTCCAGATGGAAAACTGATACTTAAAGTTAACCCTATAGCAGATTGGACAAGGAAAGATGTGTGGAGATATGTTGAAAAAAATAATCTTCCTTACAACCCCCTTTATGATCAAAGCTACCTGAGTATCGGCTGTGCCCCATGTACGAGACCTGTGCTGGAAGGGGAAGATGAAAGAGCCGGAAGGTGGGCAGGAAAAGGAAAATTAGAGTGTGGATTACACACATTCACAGAGAAGGAATAA
- the purC gene encoding phosphoribosylaminoimidazolesuccinocarboxamide synthase, with the protein MEKKEKLYEGKAKIIYATDQPDRVIAYFKDSATAFDAVKKATIKGKGVLNNTISSFFFQLLGEKGIPTHFIKKLSDREMLVYKVEIIPVEVVVRNLAAGSIVRRLGIPEKTKFEPPLIEFYLKNDELHDPIICEQHIYAMDLAKPEEVQKMKEIALKVNEIIKEFMEKQGVILVDFKLEFGRKDGQIVLADEISPDTCRFWDAKTGESLDKDRFRFDLGDLIEGYKKILEKIEKKGE; encoded by the coding sequence ATGGAAAAAAAAGAAAAGCTTTATGAAGGAAAGGCGAAAATAATCTATGCAACAGATCAACCGGATAGGGTAATAGCTTACTTTAAAGATTCTGCAACAGCTTTTGATGCTGTAAAAAAGGCAACCATAAAAGGAAAAGGGGTTTTGAATAACACAATATCATCATTTTTCTTTCAGCTTCTTGGGGAAAAAGGAATTCCAACACATTTTATAAAGAAGCTTTCTGACAGAGAGATGCTTGTTTATAAAGTTGAGATCATACCTGTGGAGGTTGTTGTCAGAAATCTTGCTGCTGGAAGTATCGTCAGAAGGCTTGGTATACCTGAAAAGACAAAATTTGAGCCTCCTTTAATTGAGTTTTATCTAAAAAATGATGAACTTCACGACCCTATAATATGCGAACAGCACATATATGCTATGGATCTGGCAAAACCTGAGGAAGTTCAAAAGATGAAAGAAATAGCCCTCAAAGTTAATGAGATAATAAAAGAATTTATGGAAAAACAGGGTGTAATCCTTGTTGATTTTAAGCTTGAGTTCGGCAGAAAAGACGGACAAATAGTTCTCGCCGACGAGATATCCCCCGACACATGCAGGTTCTGGGACGCAAAAACAGGTGAAAGTCTTGATAAAGACAGATTCAGATTTGATCTTGGTGATCTTATTGAAGGATACAAAAAGATACTTGAAAAGATAGAAAAGAAGGGGGAATAG
- the rbfA gene encoding 30S ribosome-binding factor RbfA, with protein MKKGHKTEKVNSAIKKALSEIFIYDMPLGDNLLTIVRVETSPDLSKADVYITALKDVEELSNQLNKKKGYIGHLLGQRIKIRRIPDIRFIPLPQTTI; from the coding sequence ATGAAAAAAGGACATAAAACAGAAAAGGTAAATTCTGCAATAAAAAAAGCTTTAAGCGAAATATTTATCTACGATATGCCGCTGGGGGATAATCTTTTAACTATAGTAAGGGTTGAAACCTCCCCTGATCTATCAAAAGCTGATGTGTATATAACAGCCTTAAAAGATGTTGAAGAACTATCCAATCAGCTAAACAAAAAAAAGGGATATATAGGACATCTTTTAGGTCAGAGGATAAAGATAAGAAGAATACCAGATATTAGATTTATTCCCCTTCCACAAACAACAATTTAG
- the galU gene encoding UTP--glucose-1-phosphate uridylyltransferase GalU, whose product MYKIRKAVIPVAGFGTRFLPATKATPKEMMPIVDKPIIQYIVEEAVASGIDTIIFVTGRHKRAIEDHFDYAPDLEEALERAGKDELVNLVREVSNLANFIYIRQKEQLGLGHAILTAEPAIGNEPFAVLLGDELIINNEYPGLRQLIDVYKKFGKSVIGTTEVPKEETYKYGIVEGTFIEDNIRLVNYLVEKPEPEEAPSTSAIIGRYVLTPNIFGALRRTPFGKGGELQLTDALMTLRKEEVIYSKDIEGLRHDTGNKMGYIKAIIDFALEREDTKDFVKKLIFQKAKELEG is encoded by the coding sequence ATGTACAAAATAAGAAAGGCTGTTATTCCTGTTGCTGGTTTTGGGACAAGGTTTTTGCCTGCAACAAAAGCCACACCAAAAGAGATGATGCCGATAGTTGATAAGCCTATTATCCAGTATATAGTAGAGGAAGCTGTTGCTTCTGGAATAGATACGATAATATTCGTAACAGGAAGGCACAAAAGGGCTATAGAAGATCATTTTGATTATGCACCTGATCTTGAGGAAGCCCTTGAAAGGGCAGGAAAAGATGAGCTTGTAAATCTGGTCAGAGAAGTTTCAAATCTTGCAAACTTTATCTACATAAGACAGAAAGAACAGCTTGGTCTTGGGCATGCCATACTGACAGCAGAGCCTGCCATAGGAAATGAACCTTTTGCTGTGCTGCTTGGTGATGAGCTGATCATAAATAACGAATACCCTGGACTAAGACAGCTGATAGATGTTTATAAAAAGTTCGGAAAATCTGTTATAGGAACAACAGAGGTTCCAAAGGAAGAAACCTACAAATACGGGATAGTTGAGGGGACTTTTATAGAGGACAACATAAGACTTGTTAACTACCTTGTTGAAAAGCCAGAGCCTGAAGAGGCACCTTCAACGTCGGCTATAATAGGAAGATACGTCCTGACACCAAATATATTTGGTGCATTAAGAAGAACACCTTTTGGAAAAGGAGGGGAACTCCAGCTTACAGATGCTTTGATGACACTGAGAAAGGAAGAGGTTATATACTCAAAAGATATTGAAGGGTTGAGACATGATACAGGAAACAAAATGGGATATATAAAAGCGATAATAGACTTTGCCCTTGAAAGAGAAGACACAAAAGATTTTGTAAAAAAGCTGATATTCCAGAAGGCTAAAGAGCTTGAAGGATAA
- a CDS encoding HAMP domain-containing protein: MNGPAFIRKSIINRILFITVSGAVVVSFLAFFLFYFIFANEGTYHFLENILNYAKTHPFTFALFLGFLTFQASLIPIIMTYFLLKKEIIDPLQDISERMEKISMGELEQEIPVEREDEIGHLQESFERMRMSLRVIVEKLENEEL, translated from the coding sequence ATGAATGGACCTGCTTTTATCAGAAAATCCATAATCAACAGAATTCTTTTTATCACTGTCTCAGGTGCTGTTGTTGTGTCATTTCTGGCATTTTTTCTTTTTTACTTTATCTTTGCAAACGAAGGGACTTACCATTTCCTTGAAAACATTCTGAACTACGCAAAAACTCACCCGTTCACCTTTGCGTTGTTTTTAGGTTTTCTCACATTTCAGGCATCACTAATTCCTATAATCATGACATACTTCCTTCTGAAAAAAGAGATAATAGATCCTTTACAGGACATATCTGAAAGAATGGAAAAGATATCTATGGGTGAGCTTGAGCAGGAAATTCCTGTTGAAAGAGAAGATGAGATAGGACATCTGCAGGAATCCTTTGAAAGAATGAGAATGAGCCTGAGGGTTATTGTTGAAAAACTGGAAAATGAGGAGCTTTGA
- a CDS encoding sigma-54 dependent transcriptional regulator, whose product MPDRVYVLSKNKDVVENLRKYFTKISQISSPKDIEKLEAGVVFINIKDFGIVPVPVKKGLFSVAVIDKDISKTNLAAFIMRIMSKNYFEYIEYPFTQSEIHSLKNKLTIKEKNEEKVINFKSSSASNGMICQYLCSIIGSSPQLKQICKLAGEVAPTDIPVLITGETGTGKELLAKGIWKLSKRANKPFIAINCAAIPENLIESELFGYEKGAFTGADRPKPGKFEIADGGTIFLDEVGELPLSAQSKLLRFLQEGTFYRLGGTKEIKVDVRIMAATNRDLEKMIKEGKFREDLYYRLNFVHIKLPPLRERKEDIPYIVECIVNKYNKKLSKNITGASVEYIKKLQNQRWEGNIRELENVVVRSMILCRNNILSLPDLEFLEEKPDKEIQHSPEVEEFIREHVLSAIKNGGLKNLEENIERSIIKTVLEYTGNNQVKAADLLGINRATLRKKIRKYSL is encoded by the coding sequence TTGCCAGACAGAGTTTATGTTTTATCAAAAAACAAAGATGTTGTGGAAAACCTGAGAAAATATTTCACCAAAATATCCCAGATCAGTAGTCCCAAAGATATAGAGAAATTAGAAGCAGGGGTTGTGTTTATTAACATAAAGGATTTTGGTATTGTTCCTGTTCCTGTCAAGAAAGGTCTTTTTTCAGTTGCTGTGATAGACAAAGACATATCCAAAACAAACCTTGCAGCATTTATAATGAGAATAATGAGCAAAAATTATTTTGAGTATATAGAATATCCGTTTACCCAGTCAGAAATACACAGCTTAAAAAATAAACTGACCATAAAAGAAAAAAATGAAGAAAAAGTGATTAACTTTAAAAGTTCCTCAGCATCAAACGGTATGATATGTCAGTATCTATGCTCAATTATAGGATCGTCCCCACAACTTAAACAGATATGTAAGTTGGCAGGTGAGGTTGCCCCAACAGATATTCCGGTTCTTATCACAGGAGAGACGGGAACAGGGAAAGAGCTTCTTGCGAAAGGAATATGGAAACTGAGCAAAAGAGCCAATAAACCATTTATAGCAATAAACTGTGCAGCAATCCCTGAAAACCTTATTGAATCAGAGCTTTTTGGATACGAAAAGGGAGCTTTTACAGGAGCAGACAGACCAAAACCGGGAAAGTTTGAGATAGCAGATGGTGGCACAATTTTTCTTGATGAGGTTGGAGAACTTCCCCTTTCTGCACAATCAAAACTCCTCAGATTTCTTCAGGAAGGGACATTTTACAGGTTAGGTGGAACAAAAGAGATAAAGGTTGACGTAAGGATTATGGCAGCAACCAACAGGGACCTTGAAAAGATGATAAAGGAAGGAAAGTTCAGGGAAGATCTTTACTACAGATTAAACTTTGTTCATATAAAGCTGCCTCCCCTGAGGGAAAGGAAAGAAGACATACCTTACATAGTTGAATGTATAGTGAACAAATACAACAAAAAATTAAGCAAGAATATTACCGGGGCATCTGTTGAATACATAAAAAAACTTCAAAATCAGAGATGGGAAGGAAATATAAGAGAGCTTGAGAATGTTGTCGTCAGATCAATGATACTGTGCAGAAATAACATTCTGAGCCTTCCTGATCTTGAATTTCTTGAGGAAAAACCTGATAAAGAGATACAGCACTCCCCTGAGGTTGAAGAATTTATAAGAGAGCATGTGCTTTCAGCTATAAAAAACGGGGGACTGAAAAATCTTGAAGAAAACATAGAAAGATCAATAATAAAAACCGTTCTGGAATACACAGGAAATAATCAGGTCAAGGCAGCCGATCTTTTGGGCATAAACAGAGCAACCCTCAGAAAGAAAATCCGCAAATACTCTCTGTAA